One Ranitomeya variabilis isolate aRanVar5 chromosome 4, aRanVar5.hap1, whole genome shotgun sequence genomic window, gcaatcccttcgttatgtgattcttaattaagcagataaaaggcctggagttgatttgaggtgtggtgcttgcatttggaaggttttgctgtgaagtaaacatgcggtcaaaggagctctccatgcaggtgaaacaagccatccttaagctgcgaaaacagaaaaaatccatctgagaaattgctacaatattaggagtggcaaaatctacagtttggtacatcctgagaaagaaagcactggtgaactcatcaatgcaaaaagacctgggcgcccacggaagacaacagtggtggatgatcgcagaataatctccatggtgaagagaaaccccctcACAAcaaccaaccaagtgaccaacattccccaggaggtaggcgtatcaatatccaaatctaccataaagagaagactgcttgaaaggaaatacagagggttcactgcacggtgcaagccactcataagcatcaagaataaaaaggctagactggaatttgctaaaaaacatctaaaaaagccagcacagttctggaagaacattttttggacagatgaaaccaagatcaacctctaccagaatgatggaaagagaaaagtatggcgaaggcgtggtccagctcatgatccaaagcataccacataatCTGTAAAACcccgcggaggcagtgtgatggcttgggcatgcatggctgccagtggcactgggtcactagtgtttattgataatgtgacacaggacagaagcagccgaatgaattctgaggtcttcagagccgccatactgtgtgctcagatccagccaaatgcagccaaactgattggtcgtcgtttcatactacagatagacaatgacccaaaacataaagccaaagcaacccaggagtttattaagtggaatattcttgaatggccaagtcagtcacctgatctcaacccaattgagcagcatttcacttgttaaagactaaacttcagacagaaaggcccacaaacaaacagcaactgaaaaccaccgcagtgatggcctggccgagcatcaaaaaggaggaaacacagcgtctggtgatgtccatgagttcaagacttcaggcagtcattgccagccaagggttttcaaccaagtactagaaatgaacattttatttaaaattattgaatctgtccaattacttttggtccctttaaaaacaggctggcacatgttaaggagctgaaactcctaaacccttaaagggaacctgtcaccctgttttttgaagatgagctaaaaatagcgttaaataggggcagagctaggcgttacattagtgtctttgtgtgcctttataacctacctaagctgccgaaatacctttgtaaagtcgccgttttctgctgtcactcacgctggtctggtcatatgggcgtggtgacagcgctgtttctcccccagaaacctgctcatcattacgttggtggcgtagtggtgtgcacatgtccaaagcgaagatccactgcccaggagattcaaaacagcgcggtcttcgctattcgccgtttaccggtgggcgcggccatctttcctgtggccgcgcgtgcgcagatggagcgctctgctgcccggggcttcaggaaaatggccgcgggattccgcgcgtgcgcagatggagatcgcggcggccattttcctgaagccccgggcagcagagcgctccatctgcgcacgcgcggccacaggaaagatggccgcgcccaccggtaaacggcgaatagcgaagaccgcgctgttttgaatctcctgggcagtggatcttcgctttggacatgcgcacaccactacgccaccaacgtaatgatgagcaggtttctgggggagaaacagcgctgtcaccacgcccatatgaccagaccagcgtgagtgacagcagaaaacggcgactttacaaaggtatttcggcagcttaggtaggttataaaggcacacaaagacactaatgtaacacccagctctgcccctatttaacgctatttttagctcatcttcaaaaaacggggtgacaggttccctttaatccaattttaatgtggataccctcaaatgaaagctgaaagtctgaacttcaactgcatctgaattgttatgtttaaaattcattgtggtaatgtctataaccaaaattagaataatgttgtctccgtccaaatatatatggacttaactgcacATCActgatcctgcattataccccagagctgcactcactattctgctggggcagtcactgtgtacatacaggtgtttctcacaaaattggagtatcatgaaaaagttacttcagttcttcaacaaAAAAAAGTGATACtcattatatagcgtcattaaaaACAGCAAGTCATTATCtccataaattagaataattaacaaaaaacacctgaaaagtcTTCCTAAGTGTTAATAAAggtcccttaggctacgttcacatttgcgttgtgcgccgcagcgtcggcgccgcagcgcacaacgcaaacaaaaacgcggcaaaacgcacgctaaaacgctgcgttttgcgccgcatgcgtcctttttggccgaaagttggacgcaagaaaaatgcaacttgaagcgtttcttgcgtccaacgcttgcggccatgcggcgcaaaacgcagcacaacgcatgtccatgcgcccccatgttaaatataggggcgcatgacgcatgcggcgcccgacgctgcggcgctgaccgcaaatgtgaacgtagccttagtctggttcagtagctccacaatcatggggaagactgctgacctgacagatgtccagaatgcagccattgacacaatccacaaagaggagaagccacaaaaggtcattgctaaagaagccggctgttcacacagtgctgtacccaagcatattaatggaaagttgagtggaaggaaaaagtgtggtagaaaaaggtgcacaagcagccgggataaccgcagccttgtaggatctttaagaaaaggccattcaagaatttgggggagattcacaaggagtggactgctgctggagtcattgcttcaagagccactacacacaaatgtatccaggacatgggctacaagtgtcacattccttgtgtcggccactcatgaccagtagacaacgccagaagcgtcttacctgggtcaaggagaaaaagaactggactgttactgTTACTCACTCAGTGATCCAAGGTTTtggtttcagatgaaagtaaatttcacttggaaatccaggtcccagagtctggaggaagagtagagaggccacaatccaagctgctggaggtctagtgtgaagtctccacaatcagtgatggtttggggagccatgtaatctgctggtgtaggtccactgtgttttatcaagaccaaagtcagtgcgcagccgtctaccaggacattttagagcacttcatgcttccctctgctgacaagctttttggagatggaaatgtcattctccagcagaacttggcccctgtccacacggccaaaagtaccaatacctggtgtaaaaataacagtatcactgggcttgattggcagcaaactcgcctgaccttaaccccatagagaatctatggaatattgtcaagaggaagatgagacaccagacccaacaatgcagacgagctgaaggctgctatcaaagcaacctgggcttccatagcccctcagcagtgccacaggctgatcgcctgcaAGCCACGCCGCatggatgcagtaattgatgcaaaaggagccccgaccaagtattgagtgcatttactgatctgtCCTCCGACCGCATGTGTTCTGTGGTAACCTAGCCTCACAGCTTTTTGCAGCAGGATTTGTCCCATGGTGCCTTGTTAGCACTGTTTTTCATCCTCATATCTATTTTGAAGGCTATTGTGCAGGATATACTAGTCTTTATTTAGACCCTTTTTTTCTATCACCTGCCTTTGGCTTCTGGGACATTGTGTATTTTTCTGCTCCTTCTAATTTGTAGGGGTCTTGCTGGAAGCTATATACTACGGTGGGGCGTTGTATGTCATTAGGCTGCCATTGGGTTTCTATTTATCCAACTGTGTGCATATATGCTACTATGATGTTCTATATAGCGTGTTTAATATTGTTCTGACTATATACAGTTAAACTGTTGCATGCTCCATTATTTTATGTGAGCTGCTTTCTTGGCACACAGTGCCCACAGACACATTTGCACGGAGGTTGTGACATatggttttaagtgtttttaataatgttttcaataaagcttatgttatttttattatcaTTTTGGTGGTGTGCTGATATTTTGGTGGCTCTTGTTTCTTGTGTTTTGTGGGTCTATATATTAGCCATCATTCTTGCACCCCCATAGCGCATTTGGTATTATATTGTGGTGCGCCAGCTATTCTATATGTGCACACATTTAGTGATCATACATGTCAGaaggacaacatttcagattttaaaatcatttctcaacctggtgttataaagtattctaatttactgagataatgacttttgggttttcattggctgcaagtcaatcatcaacattaacagaaataaacacatgaaatggatcactctgtgtgtaatgactctatataatatgagattcactttttctattgaactGAAATAAAGACTTTTTGATGATGAtctgattttgtgagaagcacctgtacattactgatcctgtactgatcccgagttacatcctgtattataccccagagctgcactcactattctgctggtgcagtcactgtgtacatacattacattactgatcctgagttacctcctgtattatactccagagctgcactcactattctgctggtgcagtcactgtgtacatacattacattactgatcctgagttacatcctgtattatactccagagctgcactcactattctgctgctattGGAATCATCAAGCTTATCGGAGAACTCTCTCATCGGGTTTGCTAAGCTCCTAGGGTAGAGAAGCGCATCACATCATTGTACAGAATCTGGTGCAAAGACAACATTTTCCAGAAACTGAATCACCAAAGTCTAGGACATGAGACATGGAATGTTGGGAAATACCAGCTCTGAAGTCTACAGAttcaagtgcagctctggagtataatacaggatataactcaggatcagtaatgtaatgtaagtacacagtgactgcaccagcagaatagtgagtgcagctctggagtataatacaggatgtaactcaggatcagtaatgtacggtaatgtatgtactcagtaattgcaccagcagaatagtgagtgcagctctggagtataatacatgatgtaactcaggatcagtaatgtaatgtatgtactcagtaactgcaccagcagaatagtgagtgcagctctggagtataatacatgatgtaactcaggatcagtaatgtaatgtatgtacacagtgactgcaccagcagaatagtgagtgcagctctggagcattacAATTCTACTGTTTTTATAGGTAAATTCTACCTGTAAACTGTAATATGGCATTTAGAGATGGAGACGCTCCTACTCTTTAGAGAAAGGCACTGCGGACCTCCTGTAGCCGATGTACCTCAGGCATTTGACATCTCCATGATCAGTAGCCTCCACCTCTGGTTGTAGGCGGTGGGATAAGCAGGACTATGTGGCACAATGTTTGGTGGAGTCATATGACCAGATATGGGCACACGACTTCTCAATGCTTCATTTCTTACTTgcagtagaaaaaaatatataatactttactgaataataataaaataaatgataTGGCAAGACGGCTAAGAGTGGATACAGTACGTCACAGAAACAAAGTCTTTGCAGGCAACACTGGCTGGAaatattaaaaacacttaatgggtatcaaaaaaaaaaaaaaaaagtgattatcTAAATTATATACAATATCATCTAGCTGGGCTGCGATGGCCTTCAGGCTTTTTTTCTCATCATTCGTTACTTGTCGACTCACAAATAGATATGTAAAAATGTGatgtgaacaaaaaaaaataaaataaaaaacaaagtaaaacaattacattattttctttaaaaaatgaaagtataACTATGTCCAATGTGGAATGTACATACAGCAATACATATCAGGGCTCTACAATAAAATTCTTTTATAAAAACATCATTTGAACCCCCCAAACACACGATCCCCATTCTCCAAggtcttaaaaaaagaaaacagagtGGGGACGATTCTTCCGAATATCAGACAGGCGTTACCCCCCTCCGCCCCATCCTCATCCCAATGGACCAAACTCATTCACAGTTCAACAGCAAAACCCTGGCGAGAAAGCAGACGGCCGAGCCCAAGTCCTTATAAAGGACAAGATTCATTTGTTGAACTTTAAGGGGTACCCGATGGCTTTTTCCAGGCACTCAACTAAGGACCCCGCGGAAAGAAAATCTCTGTCCACCTCAACAAACTTGATGTAGATAGTTTTCGGGGAGACCCCTGGCTTCACCTTACAGTTCTGCGCTAAGAATCCATTGATGCTAGCCCACTCTTTGCTTTGGTTCTTAATGGTGGACTGGAAATGAAAGAACAAGCACTGCTGTAACGTTATGCTCTCGGCGATGCCGAGGTAGCAGTAGGTGATTTTCGCAGTTACTGGGTCGGATTCTGAGGCGGGTCCCGTCGGAGACTCGCAATTGCCATCGTTGACTAAATCGACTACCGCATTGTCAGCTTTGTTCCTCAATTCCTCGTATCCAATAGCGTAAAGCCCCGGACACTTGGGGATCCCGCCGGGTAAGAGGTACTGAACTATATCTCCGCCGATCGGCTTGGAGTGAGCTATAGGAATCCAGTCGGTCTCCATGTGCAGCTCCAGACACCGCGCTTCGCTGATGGTGATCTCCAGAAACTTATAGTACACGTTTTTCCAATTCATTTTCTGCACTCTGGTCAAAACCACCTGCCCCTCCGGCTTATCGGGGTTAAAGTACTCACGTAGACGCTTTCCCAGCGGAACCTGGGAACTGATTTCGGCATAATGGTAACGGATGTCCTCCTTCCACCGGGTGTTGTATCCAATGCCAAATATTGCCAGTTTGTTCGAGAGGTGCAAGCGTGAAAACTCTGTCCAGCTTTGCAACAGCTCCCATTTGAGGTGGACGGACTCCAGGATGAGCATGGTGGTCTGCAGAATCTCCCTTTTCCTGCAAGTTACaacagttttgattaaaaaaaggtTTAACAAGGAACAAACTCTGCAATAAGAGACCGGGCAACTATAAAACAAGGAAAAGCAGCAAGTGACAAAGACGGGCTGCCCTGAGAACAGCAAGATACTAGGCATCTCCGGGAGGGATCATGCAGCCGCCCAACGCTACGGGACTGAGCTGCGCTGGTTCACAAAATGGTTATTAACCCGTAGGTGAAACAGGTTAAAATTGCTTCCACCTGGAAAAACATGCAACGTCGCAAAGCCGCAGCAATTCACAGTGACGTGCATGGATGGAAACGGGCAACATGGCACAACAACGGGGGAATCCGAGCTAAGTTCTTGACCATCTCCCCCTTCCCAGGCAGGtgtcagtgggtaaggaaagtggtTGCACTAAATGGCCCATAAGTTAAATACATTCTGGAACTCCCACCAGAGTGCAGCCGGTGGTCCGTCTGCTGAAAAGCCGCTTACTAAATGTTTCATCGTTAGCAATTAATTACTAATGACCTGACAATTGTAAATGGTCACAGACAATTCTTCATGGTCattaacctggacatcccctttaagcaagAATTCACAGCTCTGTAAGCAAAGTAACGTTTCACTGCCGGGACCCCCATCATCCACTGCCGGGGACACTCATCCACTGCCGGGGACACTCATCAGTCACACAATAGCGTCGTTCGGCCCTCTGCCCCTCTAGTCACAGGTCCATTATCAAATACTAAATATTTCCTAATTTGCCTTTCACATGACTTTGGGACCCAGGATAATAATCCGACCACTTTATCAGCTTGTCCACCCCACCAGAGAAGAGAGTGGGAGACGTCCGACACAGCAGCGAGACATTCGAGCAGATGGCATCACCTGGTCAGACCCCAGATACTTACTGTTCATCCTCCGAGAGTTCTTTGTTCTTTGGCGGTCTTTTAGGAATACTGATTTCTTCTAAAATAAAAAGAGAAAGTAAGGATTTAGATCAGCGGCGTGGACGTGTAAGATAGCAGCGTGTCTGGCATTGCTGCAAGTTTCATGCTACACGATGAATATATAAAATGTTCCAAAATCCAAATGCAATACATGCAAATTTTGCCTAAAAAGGTGAAAATATAGAGGAAATCCATGGATAAAGAGGAGATGGGCATGTCGCAGAGAATTCAGGCTGCTATAAAACTTCTGCAGTCTCCTGCCGGGATCGGCGGAGAATCTCCCGGTAACACCGCCGGACAGTTCACAACCTGCTCTGGTCATTACCAATACCTACTTGTGATATATAATGGACAATGCAGTGAAACTGCCAAAATAACATGCACCCCATAACCATGAGCAACTTACAAGTACAGCACTTGTCGGGAGCAGACGGATGGCGCAGGCTCAGAAGCAGCGCCCGCAGCATGCCTGGCCTCTGCAATAACAGCCGCGAGGAGAGGTGAGCTACATCTGCAGCTGGTAACCAGTGAAACATCACGGTCAATCTCCGACAGCAGCGTTTATAGTGCATGGCATTGGGGAGCGCTGTCCTAAGCGGCCATCAGCCCCTGCGGTGCTACGGTCATTGCAGCAAGGGGGTTTGCGGAAGACCTCTGGCTCAGCGTCCTAGGACACCATGACTTCTACTATGTTTATTCATCTGTATTACAATCAGATGATCGCaggtgttaaaaaatatataccgtatatacttgtgtataagccgagtttttcagcactttttttgtgccgaaAACACCCCCCTGCTTACACACGAGTCCTTGTCCCATAAGACGACGGGggaggggagcggcggagcagagggtctcaggaggcaggagacggcggctgcggctaaagcctgtgcccgctgctaaagagaaatgaatatttactgcactGGCAATgtttattcatttctcttatagcgcgcatagTTACAGCCGCCAGGCTAATatgggtgcccgctcattaaggtaatgaatgttCACCTCTCTCCTCTCccgtaggcgtggagtgaatattctttACCTTAATGAGTGGAGGACATGTGATCGCTAAGCCGGAAgaactgctggcaccagaacgagatgctgcgagggcacgcagggaaggtaagtaggatgtttttttttatatgagccatgcatacaaggacggggacaaggagccacgcagacggggacaaggagccacgcagacggggacaaggagccacgcagacggggacaaggagccacgcagacggggacaaggagccacgcagacggggacaaggagccacgcagacagggacaaggagccacgcagacagggACGGGgacaaggagccacgcagacagggACGGGgacaaggagccacgcagacagggAAGGGGgacaaggagccacgcagacagggACGGGGgacaaggagccacgcagacagggACGGGGgacaaggagccacgcagacagggACGGGGgacaaggagccacgcagacagggACGGGGGACAAGGAGCCACGCAGACGGGGACAAGGAGCCACGCAGACGGGGACAAGGAGCCACGCAGACGGGGACAAGGAGCCACGCAGACGGGGACAGGgacaaggagccacgcagacagggACAGGGACAAGGAGCCAcgcacagggataaggagccatataacctatatacaaggacagggatggggagccatgcataccagtatagatataaggggacaatgcatacccgacttatactcgagtcaataagttttcccagtttttcgtggcaaaattaggtgccttggcttatactcgggtcgacttatacacgagtatataaggtATGTTTTAAAGAAAtattaagaaagaaaaaaagaaaataaactaCACACATTGAGATCACAACTTTTTCTTCCATTACAAATAAAGATACAtatagaaaaaaaaccaaacaaaaacatttGTTAAGTCCACATCAGTAAAAGTCGGTTGATATTGGCCTAATAGTTTTGGGTCAAAAACCGCCACAGCTTGCTTGTCTAGGCGAAAACTGCACACGTGCACAACCCAGCAAACAGCATTACATTCAGGTCAGACAAACTTTTCTTTTTATCATTTCCATTGGCCACAACTAATAACTTGTGTAAcaagtgtaataaaaaaaaaaaaaattagggggaACAACAGTACAGTACCGTCATTAGGGGGACACGGCAGCGGCTGCTTCTGGACCACCCAAGGTgctaaaaaacaaaatatatatacacaaaataaaaaaaaataaaaaagagtaaATGAGGAGATGCCTTGTGTGATCATCAGTATAAGTATTAGTTCTATCGGCCGCTCATAGTGAAAGCTCGATACAGCCCTCCGACACTGCACAACTTTACCGCATCACACGTCCAGTATCAGGGTATTCATGCTATGATGTTGCCATCAGACCTGCTGGGACCAGTAGTTCCACACACGATCACAGCCATCAATACTATATTAAGTTCCCCTTAAAAGAATTACTAGACAATTAGCCTGCCAATTGCGTTTTTTCATTATACTACTAAGAATAAATGAGATAAAAACACACAATATCATGTGACAAACAAGAAGCACACTCTGGGTTTCGCCTGTCGGCTTCTTCTAGGGCAAGCTGAGCGTGCTTACAACTCACATGATTATAGAAGCTGTGACCCATACAAGGTTCCTCCCCCAAATTAATCGACCTTAATACACGAAACTGGAACCTTATAGGGGTCATAGCTTATATAATCATGTGACCTGTAAGCACAGCTTACCCCCAGAAGAAGCTGACAGGAGAAACCCATGGTCGTATAAAGacgtttttaatatatttttaaatctTTTATTCTTGGGAgtacaataaagaaaaaaagaatgggATGCGTATTTTGGGGCTTTGCTTCCAGCTGTTCGGTAATGGAAACTCTTGACTTATTAGCAGCAGTGATCGTGTGTGGAACTACTGCTCTCAGCAGGAGCGATCGTAAAATCACTGGATGAATACTCAGATACTGGACGTGTGACAGACGGAGGGATTCACGATACCGTGGATTCTGCGCTAAACATTTTGTCTGCCTTTTGTGAACACTCAAGACGTTGAGAAAACAGCGAGATAAAACTCCTGTGATGGACAACGAGGCGCAGAACCGGTCTAATTCCCATTATCGGAGCTCGGTCTTGTTA contains:
- the MSANTD2 gene encoding myb/SANT-like DNA-binding domain-containing protein 2 — its product is MATLVAPPPVHRHFRPHTRGKMAAPCNSELPSEASSCLKIPKSEVLSPPSPGLSDGNRSLSNPSTPSRSSPLSAGVSGGGAGLSGAFSTACRGMSWTPAETNALIAVWGNERLVEARYQQLDGAGTIFATKAPGPAMYDRVSRALAELGYERTPSQCRERMKTLRRCYSRVKERGVGKRKSSYTFEQLERVFGQGGWDTQSCQPVLINSSGLYQEMESDGSTMEDYSQEDWGNHSQDIQGFPGEDLGVEKSNISYLTPAPFRNAGEPHTRGESQCGVFSGGSEAVEDNGKRSEEPAPWVVQKQPLPCPPNDEEISIPKRPPKNKELSEDEQKREILQTTMLILESVHLKWELLQSWTEFSRLHLSNKLAIFGIGYNTRWKEDIRYHYAEISSQVPLGKRLREYFNPDKPEGQVVLTRVQKMNWKNVYYKFLEITISEARCLELHMETDWIPIAHSKPIGGDIVQYLLPGGIPKCPGLYAIGYEELRNKADNAVVDLVNDGNCESPTGPASESDPVTAKITYCYLGIAESITLQQCLFFHFQSTIKNQSKEWASINGFLAQNCKVKPGVSPKTIYIKFVEVDRDFLSAGSLVECLEKAIGYPLKFNK